One genomic window of Variovorax sp. RA8 includes the following:
- a CDS encoding cytochrome c biogenesis CcdA family protein, whose translation MQHAGVAALVVSFLTGFFFSFNPVALAAIPVSLAYVTKARAPRQALVFGGMFIAGMVLTHVLLGAVAGSGGKGVQSLLGRYWGLVLGPWLILMGLLWPGWIRMPFKGLSLHAKRVTGSWGAFALGVPFAIAICPACTPALIVLLGVVAGIGSPAWGALLLLAFALGRAVPIALGAGAMGWLEKLQPLAGYQRAFDIVGGIALVLMGLYMLNAQFFWIPELAI comes from the coding sequence GTGCAGCACGCCGGCGTGGCGGCGCTTGTGGTCAGTTTCCTGACCGGCTTCTTCTTCAGCTTCAACCCGGTCGCACTGGCCGCAATCCCCGTCTCCCTGGCCTACGTGACCAAGGCACGCGCGCCGCGCCAGGCATTGGTCTTTGGCGGCATGTTCATCGCCGGCATGGTGCTCACGCACGTACTGCTTGGTGCGGTAGCCGGCTCCGGCGGCAAGGGGGTGCAATCCTTGCTCGGGCGCTACTGGGGACTGGTGCTCGGGCCGTGGCTCATTTTGATGGGCCTTCTGTGGCCTGGTTGGATTCGCATGCCGTTCAAGGGCCTCTCGTTGCACGCCAAGCGCGTCACGGGCTCCTGGGGCGCCTTCGCATTGGGTGTTCCCTTTGCCATCGCAATCTGCCCGGCATGCACGCCGGCGCTGATCGTGCTCCTCGGCGTCGTAGCCGGCATCGGTTCGCCGGCCTGGGGTGCGTTGCTGCTGCTCGCCTTCGCGCTCGGGCGCGCTGTGCCGATCGCACTAGGCGCGGGCGCCATGGGCTGGCTTGAGAAGCTGCAGCCGCTTGCCGGTTACCAGCGCGCGTTCGACATTGTTGGCGGTATCGCACTCGTCCTCATGGGCCTGTACATGCTCAACGCCCAGTTCTTCTGGATACCGGAGCTGGCCATCTGA
- a CDS encoding thioredoxin family protein → MKIEVLCASGCAKCSRELDDLRAAAWRADPALEWKELEIVAALDYAIELGVLRPPAVAIDGVLVFASLPTPEALAAAIHERRRRVG, encoded by the coding sequence ATGAAGATCGAAGTGCTTTGCGCTTCTGGGTGCGCGAAATGCAGTCGCGAACTGGACGATCTGCGCGCTGCGGCCTGGCGGGCCGACCCGGCTTTGGAGTGGAAAGAACTCGAAATCGTCGCGGCCCTCGACTATGCCATCGAGCTGGGGGTGCTCCGGCCGCCTGCCGTTGCTATCGATGGCGTACTGGTGTTCGCATCCCTACCCACGCCTGAGGCACTCGCCGCGGCGATTCACGAGCGTCGCCGGCGCGTGGGTTGA
- a CDS encoding heavy metal-responsive transcriptional regulator gives MAAAPPSAPERLTVGKLAALAEVSANAVRFYEREGLMQVPSKSESGYRLYGLEAVQRLRFIKQAQNCGFTLSEIQALLQLRDKASTCCSDVRGKVIEKKLELEARIKAMKEMSKGLDQLISDCSNDTRPAEDCSILAALSGSDQGPTR, from the coding sequence ATGGCTGCCGCTCCTCCCTCCGCGCCCGAACGGCTGACCGTGGGCAAACTTGCCGCGCTGGCGGAGGTCTCAGCCAATGCCGTTCGCTTTTACGAGCGCGAAGGTCTGATGCAGGTGCCGAGCAAGTCCGAAAGCGGCTACCGACTGTACGGGCTGGAGGCGGTGCAGCGACTGCGCTTCATCAAGCAGGCGCAGAACTGCGGCTTTACGTTATCGGAAATTCAGGCGCTGCTGCAGTTGCGCGACAAGGCCTCGACGTGTTGCAGCGACGTGCGCGGCAAAGTGATCGAGAAGAAGCTCGAGCTGGAGGCACGCATCAAAGCCATGAAAGAGATGTCCAAAGGGCTGGACCAACTCATCTCCGACTGCAGCAACGACACCCGGCCGGCCGAGGATTGCTCAATTCTCGCTGCCCTTTCCGGAAGCGACCAAGGACCCACGCGATGA
- a CDS encoding cell envelope biogenesis protein TolA, giving the protein MPNLEGTEMKKTLLAIAATMFFGGAYAQSHTQEAAPQTNTKSQAAAEAKKSAKPAGVRQIRDGSTAEGEGSGVKKTTKSEMRGQDRQQAREARPHQHPVPGGTPQ; this is encoded by the coding sequence ATGCCCAACTTAGAAGGAACTGAAATGAAAAAGACTCTCCTTGCCATTGCGGCCACCATGTTCTTCGGCGGCGCTTACGCGCAGAGCCACACGCAGGAAGCTGCACCGCAGACGAACACCAAATCACAAGCCGCGGCTGAAGCCAAGAAAAGCGCGAAGCCGGCAGGCGTCAGGCAGATCCGGGACGGCAGCACTGCCGAGGGCGAAGGCTCTGGCGTGAAGAAGACCACCAAGTCCGAAATGAGGGGCCAAGATCGCCAGCAAGCGCGCGAGGCACGTCCTCATCAGCACCCCGTGCCGGGCGGGACGCCGCAGTAA
- a CDS encoding heavy-metal-associated domain-containing protein, which yields MGRDHSCKPWAGNGIVKLLFIDISCVSKYPKFRNVIFPIMGRSSRPRQIPSFSRLISHRGLTFPWWETRDLPSSHPPKELLMHEFEIQSMTCGHCASRVTQAVKGLDPQAKIEVNLPTKKVRVESAEDRASVATALAEAGYPAA from the coding sequence ATGGGCAGGGACCACTCCTGCAAGCCGTGGGCGGGTAACGGCATTGTGAAACTGCTATTCATCGACATCTCCTGTGTATCCAAGTATCCGAAGTTCAGGAATGTCATCTTTCCCATCATGGGAAGGTCAAGCCGCCCTCGGCAAATCCCGAGTTTCTCAAGGTTAATCTCGCATCGCGGGTTGACCTTCCCATGGTGGGAAACCAGAGACTTGCCATCTTCCCATCCACCGAAGGAGCTACTGATGCATGAGTTCGAAATCCAATCAATGACCTGCGGCCATTGCGCGAGCCGCGTCACCCAAGCGGTCAAAGGCTTGGACCCGCAAGCCAAGATCGAAGTGAATCTGCCCACCAAGAAAGTGCGCGTCGAGAGCGCCGAGGACCGCGCCAGCGTTGCCACCGCGCTGGCCGAGGCAGGCTACCCGGCAGCCTAA
- a CDS encoding heavy metal translocating P-type ATPase produces the protein MNSSFTMPLPAHGLQEWSLPIEGMTCASCVARVEKSLAGVPGVIDATVNLATEAAKIRADSSVDLGALRGAVEKAGYGVGEQTLGLQIEGMTCASCVARVEKALAKVPGVASATVNLATEKAEVKLASRDVDVSALIAAVHEAGYGARQADDAGAVSDKPARRLPDWWPVAVAALLSAPLLLPMFGLLFDREWMLDGWLQLALATPVQFWLGARFYRAGWKALKAGAGNMDLLVALGTSAGYGLSVYLLYAHAGHGMPPHLYFEASAVVITLVLLGKWLEVRAKRQTTEAIRSLNALRPERARIRRDDMEQDVPVEQVRVGDLVVVRPGERVPVDGVIVEGSSDIDESLITGESLPVAKHVEDAVTGGSVNGQGLLIASTTAVGAESTLARIVRLVESAQAKKAPIQRLVDRVSSVFVPVVIGIALVTVLGWGLGTGDWEAAILNAVAVLVIACPCALGLATPTAIMAGTGVAARHGVLIKDAEALEVAHGVKIVAFDKTGTLTEGRPELVASEATDGDAAALLRASAAIQAGSEHPLARAVLAAAANAGLAPVPRASEVRAVAGRGMAATVEGRALRLGSTRFMRELSVPLGKLDARASQLQAEGRTVSWLADIGDGPKLIGLLAFGDAPKQSAAAAIAQLHAQGIRTALVTGDNRGSAEAVAKLLKIDTVRAEVLPEDKASIVAQLKASGERVAMVGDGINDAPALAAADVGIAMSTGTDVAMHAAGITLMRGDPALVSDAIDISRRTYAKIRQNLFWAFVYNVVGIPLAAFGLLSPVVAGAAMAFSSVSVVGNALLLRRWKGVA, from the coding sequence ATGAATAGCAGTTTCACAATGCCGTTACCCGCCCACGGCTTGCAGGAGTGGTCCCTGCCCATTGAGGGGATGACGTGTGCCTCCTGCGTTGCACGGGTAGAGAAGTCCCTTGCCGGCGTGCCGGGTGTCATCGACGCCACCGTTAACTTGGCGACAGAGGCGGCCAAAATTCGCGCCGACAGCTCTGTCGACCTGGGCGCGCTGAGAGGCGCGGTCGAGAAGGCGGGCTACGGCGTCGGTGAGCAGACGCTCGGCTTGCAGATCGAAGGCATGACCTGCGCGTCATGTGTCGCGCGCGTCGAGAAGGCGCTGGCCAAGGTTCCCGGCGTGGCTTCCGCCACGGTGAACCTCGCCACGGAAAAGGCCGAGGTCAAACTCGCAAGCCGAGATGTTGACGTGTCGGCATTGATCGCGGCGGTTCATGAGGCCGGCTATGGCGCGCGCCAAGCAGACGATGCCGGCGCTGTGTCCGACAAGCCAGCACGCCGTTTGCCCGATTGGTGGCCCGTCGCCGTGGCTGCGCTGTTGTCGGCACCGCTGCTGCTTCCGATGTTCGGATTGCTCTTTGATAGGGAATGGATGCTCGATGGGTGGCTGCAGCTCGCGTTGGCAACCCCGGTTCAGTTTTGGCTAGGCGCACGCTTCTACCGCGCCGGGTGGAAGGCGTTGAAGGCCGGCGCTGGCAACATGGATTTGCTGGTGGCCCTGGGCACCAGCGCCGGCTACGGACTGAGCGTCTACCTGCTCTACGCGCATGCGGGCCATGGCATGCCGCCGCACCTGTACTTCGAAGCGTCGGCGGTGGTGATCACGCTGGTGCTGCTGGGCAAGTGGCTGGAGGTTCGGGCCAAGCGTCAGACCACCGAGGCCATTCGATCCTTGAATGCGCTGCGCCCCGAGCGGGCGCGCATACGCCGCGACGACATGGAGCAGGACGTGCCCGTGGAGCAGGTCCGAGTCGGTGATCTGGTGGTCGTTCGTCCCGGCGAACGTGTACCGGTGGATGGCGTCATCGTCGAAGGCTCCAGCGACATCGACGAATCGCTGATCACCGGCGAGAGCCTGCCTGTTGCCAAGCATGTGGAGGATGCCGTGACAGGCGGCTCGGTCAATGGTCAGGGGCTACTCATCGCGAGCACTACCGCCGTGGGTGCCGAATCGACGCTCGCGCGTATCGTGCGGCTGGTGGAATCGGCTCAGGCCAAGAAGGCGCCGATCCAGCGCCTGGTCGACCGGGTCAGCAGCGTCTTCGTGCCGGTCGTCATCGGCATCGCGCTCGTGACCGTGCTCGGCTGGGGCCTCGGCACAGGAGACTGGGAGGCCGCGATCCTCAACGCGGTGGCCGTGCTGGTGATCGCCTGCCCCTGCGCGCTCGGCCTCGCAACGCCGACCGCAATCATGGCCGGCACCGGCGTGGCCGCGCGGCACGGGGTGCTGATCAAGGACGCCGAGGCACTCGAAGTGGCGCACGGCGTGAAGATCGTTGCCTTCGACAAGACGGGCACGTTGACCGAAGGCCGGCCCGAGCTGGTGGCCTCCGAGGCAACCGACGGCGATGCGGCCGCCTTGCTGCGGGCGAGTGCGGCCATCCAGGCGGGCAGTGAGCATCCGCTCGCCCGGGCCGTTCTCGCAGCAGCTGCAAACGCAGGTCTGGCCCCCGTGCCACGCGCAAGCGAGGTACGTGCAGTGGCCGGGCGCGGCATGGCCGCCACCGTCGAGGGCCGGGCGCTGCGCCTCGGCAGCACGCGTTTCATGCGCGAGCTCTCGGTGCCGCTGGGCAAGCTCGACGCACGAGCATCGCAGCTGCAGGCCGAGGGCCGCACGGTGTCCTGGCTGGCCGACATCGGTGATGGTCCGAAGCTGATCGGTCTCCTCGCCTTCGGTGATGCACCTAAGCAAAGCGCCGCAGCGGCCATCGCGCAACTGCACGCGCAAGGCATCCGAACGGCGCTCGTCACCGGCGACAACCGCGGCAGCGCCGAGGCGGTGGCGAAGCTGCTGAAGATCGACACCGTGCGCGCCGAGGTGCTGCCCGAAGACAAGGCCTCCATCGTCGCGCAGCTGAAGGCAAGCGGTGAACGCGTCGCCATGGTGGGCGACGGCATCAACGATGCGCCGGCGCTGGCCGCGGCGGATGTCGGCATCGCGATGTCCACCGGCACCGACGTCGCGATGCATGCGGCCGGCATTACGCTGATGCGCGGCGACCCGGCCCTGGTGAGCGACGCGATCGACATCTCGCGCCGCACCTACGCCAAGATCCGGCAGAACCTGTTCTGGGCCTTCGTCTACAACGTGGTCGGCATTCCGCTCGCGGCCTTCGGCCTCTTGAGCCCGGTGGTTGCCGGCGCCGCCATGGCGTTCAGCAGCGTGAGTGTGGTAGGCAATGCCCTGCTCCTGCGGCGCTGGAAAGGAGTTGCGTGA
- the cueR gene encoding Cu(I)-responsive transcriptional regulator, translating into MCAGFKGPFNIGEAAARSGVNAKMIRHYESLGLLPKVARSDSGYRQYVESDVHTLRFIRRGRALGFSMAEIAELLKLWQNKRRASSSVKRIALAHAEDLSRRIEEMEAMKRTLERLADCCQGDHRPDCPIIDELAELTGLAGCHPGSKGQRLQTARALPMSN; encoded by the coding sequence ATGTGCGCTGGTTTTAAGGGACCGTTCAACATCGGTGAGGCCGCGGCGCGCTCCGGCGTCAACGCCAAGATGATCCGCCACTACGAGTCGCTCGGCCTGCTGCCGAAGGTAGCGAGGTCCGACTCGGGCTATCGGCAATACGTCGAGAGCGACGTGCACACGTTGCGTTTCATACGACGGGGGCGCGCCCTGGGTTTCAGCATGGCCGAGATCGCCGAGCTGCTCAAGCTGTGGCAGAACAAGCGTCGGGCAAGCTCGTCCGTCAAGCGCATTGCGCTCGCGCATGCCGAGGACCTCAGCCGTCGCATCGAGGAGATGGAAGCCATGAAGCGCACGCTGGAGCGCTTGGCGGATTGCTGCCAGGGCGACCATCGGCCGGACTGCCCCATCATCGACGAACTCGCCGAGCTCACCGGGCTCGCAGGCTGCCATCCAGGCTCTAAAGGCCAGCGCCTACAGACAGCGAGGGCTCTCCCGATGTCGAATTGA
- a CDS encoding DUF4396 domain-containing protein codes for MFAQPVDYFLAVWFVLAALSTAYVAWDQFRNNPEPVVMKWGFILVTLYMGPLGLLLYVMADKEPAPGEHEEFVKPLWKQGVGSTIHCVAGDATGIILAAVITAVLGLPMWIDLIVEYAAGFAFGLFIFQSLFMKSMMGGTYWENVRKSFMPEFISMNAMMAGMAPVMALLMMGRDMRAMDPTELLFWGVMSLGVIAGFAVAYPVNVWMVARQMKHGLMTERKPKERSDSATALSSHGQPHDAEQIPAHAGQLVHASHSGLQHATSESKSPDRRAHDKHQAHGGHSMRPNVTRPQLAAVTMTTTLMLLGGMTIPALFVNMRLSARDVGGAIMPPSMIMGWDTPGQAMRDMAAIHPREVTRKAKADARGDAELVPELVDGVKVFNLETRVIRWNILPDETVEGYAFNDTIPGPRIRLTEGDRVRIKVTNRLPESTTVHWHGLILPNEMDGPAKITQKPIPPGGSYTYEFTTEQAGTFFYHTHDHVDRQQAFGLYGALIIDPKNTQEAPKADHEYVLQLQEWLKREGLTYPAMLMEGALPNFFTINGKAYPATDTVKMKVGETIKLRFIGSNNNFVHPMHVHGGPFTVVARDGYVLSEAARFDADTVNVGPGQRYDVIWKARRPGKWLVHCHIPHHTTNNNVEHQGGGGLTMILEVEA; via the coding sequence ATGTTTGCTCAGCCTGTGGACTATTTCCTGGCCGTCTGGTTCGTGCTCGCCGCACTGTCGACGGCTTACGTCGCGTGGGACCAGTTCCGCAACAATCCCGAACCGGTCGTGATGAAGTGGGGCTTCATCCTGGTGACCTTGTACATGGGACCTTTGGGCCTGTTGCTGTACGTGATGGCAGACAAGGAACCGGCGCCCGGCGAGCACGAGGAGTTCGTCAAGCCGCTGTGGAAGCAGGGCGTAGGTTCAACGATCCACTGCGTGGCTGGGGACGCGACCGGGATCATCCTGGCGGCGGTCATTACCGCTGTCCTTGGCCTGCCGATGTGGATCGACCTCATCGTCGAGTACGCGGCAGGTTTCGCCTTTGGCCTGTTCATCTTCCAGTCGCTCTTCATGAAAAGCATGATGGGCGGCACTTACTGGGAGAACGTCAGGAAGTCGTTCATGCCGGAGTTCATCAGCATGAACGCCATGATGGCCGGGATGGCGCCGGTCATGGCGCTTCTGATGATGGGCCGCGACATGCGCGCCATGGATCCGACCGAACTGCTGTTCTGGGGGGTGATGTCTCTGGGCGTGATCGCGGGCTTCGCGGTCGCGTATCCGGTAAACGTCTGGATGGTCGCTCGCCAGATGAAGCACGGGCTTATGACAGAGCGTAAGCCGAAGGAACGCTCCGATTCGGCGACCGCTTTGTCCTCCCACGGTCAGCCACATGATGCCGAGCAGATACCAGCCCACGCGGGCCAGCTGGTTCACGCGAGCCACAGCGGCCTTCAGCACGCAACCAGCGAGAGCAAGTCGCCGGACCGTCGGGCGCACGACAAGCATCAAGCTCATGGCGGCCACAGCATGCGTCCGAACGTCACCCGCCCCCAACTTGCGGCCGTGACCATGACAACCACGCTCATGCTGCTGGGCGGCATGACGATACCTGCCCTGTTCGTGAACATGCGGTTGTCGGCGAGGGACGTGGGCGGCGCCATCATGCCGCCGTCGATGATCATGGGATGGGACACGCCGGGACAAGCGATGCGAGACATGGCCGCGATTCATCCGCGCGAAGTCACGAGAAAGGCGAAGGCGGACGCGCGCGGCGACGCGGAGCTTGTGCCCGAGCTCGTCGACGGTGTGAAGGTGTTCAACCTGGAGACCCGCGTCATCCGATGGAACATCCTGCCGGACGAGACGGTGGAGGGCTATGCCTTCAATGACACGATCCCGGGCCCGCGCATCCGCCTCACCGAAGGCGACCGGGTGCGCATCAAGGTCACAAACCGGCTGCCGGAAAGCACGACTGTTCACTGGCACGGGCTGATTCTTCCCAACGAAATGGACGGGCCCGCCAAGATCACGCAGAAGCCGATCCCGCCCGGCGGCAGCTACACTTACGAGTTCACGACCGAGCAGGCGGGCACTTTTTTCTATCACACGCACGATCATGTGGACCGCCAGCAGGCCTTTGGCCTCTACGGCGCATTGATCATCGATCCAAAGAACACACAGGAAGCGCCGAAGGCCGACCACGAGTACGTTCTCCAACTGCAGGAGTGGCTCAAGCGCGAAGGCCTGACCTACCCGGCGATGCTGATGGAGGGCGCGCTGCCGAACTTCTTCACGATCAACGGCAAGGCCTATCCTGCGACCGACACGGTGAAGATGAAGGTGGGTGAAACCATCAAGCTGCGCTTCATCGGCAGCAACAACAACTTCGTGCATCCGATGCACGTGCACGGCGGTCCGTTCACCGTGGTCGCGAGGGATGGCTATGTCCTGTCCGAGGCTGCGCGCTTCGATGCCGACACGGTCAACGTGGGCCCGGGGCAGCGCTATGACGTGATCTGGAAGGCGCGCCGGCCGGGAAAGTGGCTGGTGCACTGCCACATACCGCACCACACGACGAACAATAATGTCGAACATCAGGGCGGCGGCGGCCTGACGATGATCTTGGAGGTGGAAGCTTGA
- a CDS encoding heavy metal response regulator transcription factor → MKILLVEDETRAADYLRQGLVESGYTVELAFNGTDGLHAALTGDHDLVVLDIMLPGIDGYAVLSALRTAKQTPVLMLTARGQTGDKVRGFDLGADDYLVKPFEFPELLARVRVLLRRGQPAPQETMLRLGDLEVDPVRHRATRHGQRIDLSAKEFALLTLLVQRTGEVLSRTQISSLVWDIHFDSDTNVVEVAIRRLRAKIDDPFDVKLIHTVRGVGYVLERRDAPS, encoded by the coding sequence ATGAAAATTCTTCTAGTCGAGGACGAGACACGGGCGGCGGACTACCTGCGCCAGGGCTTGGTCGAAAGCGGCTACACCGTGGAACTGGCGTTTAACGGCACAGACGGCCTGCATGCGGCGCTCACTGGGGATCACGACCTGGTCGTGCTGGACATCATGCTGCCGGGCATCGACGGCTACGCCGTTCTCTCGGCGCTTCGTACTGCCAAGCAGACGCCGGTCCTCATGCTCACGGCACGCGGACAGACTGGCGACAAGGTGCGTGGATTCGATCTCGGAGCTGACGACTATCTGGTCAAGCCGTTCGAATTCCCGGAACTGCTGGCGCGCGTACGCGTGCTCCTGCGGCGCGGCCAGCCCGCCCCCCAGGAAACCATGCTTCGCCTGGGCGACCTGGAAGTCGACCCGGTGCGGCATCGCGCCACCCGCCATGGTCAGCGCATCGACCTGTCAGCCAAGGAGTTCGCGCTGCTCACGTTGCTCGTCCAGCGCACGGGCGAGGTGCTGTCGCGAACCCAGATCTCATCATTGGTGTGGGACATTCATTTCGACTCGGACACGAACGTGGTCGAAGTGGCGATACGACGTCTGCGCGCCAAGATCGACGATCCATTCGATGTCAAGTTGATCCACACTGTTCGCGGCGTGGGTTACGTGCTCGAGCGGCGGGACGCGCCGTCGTGA